TCAACGGTTGCTTCCCGCATGGCGACCAGCGGCGCACGACGTACCGGCCGAATGCCTATCCACTCTAAGTGGCCCACCTGAGGCAGGGTTTTTAGCAAATTAGCGATAGTCGATTTGTCATCGCCGGCGAATGGGAAAGCCATGGTGTGTTAGCGGTAAACGTGAGGGGTAGGAGAGAGCTAGAACGCTAATTACTTAGGTGCAGCCTTCTGGCTAGCAGTTACAAGCTTACACGAGCTAAACAAGTCGTATAAACCAAAGCAACAGCTTTCTTGAATTCCAAATAAGTGCGGAAGGTAACCTCACTTTGCCCATAAAATATACCAAGCAGGCTCAACCTGAGGATAGCATATGCGTAAAGGAGGTATCCTTGCACGAACCGTTTAATTCGGGCAAGCTCCTCATCCGTCTATAATATCTGCATCATGGCAACCGCAACCAAAGCACCTGCGAAGAAAGCAACCCCTAAAGCATCAAACGATCAAGCTGAGCAAAGCAACCCTGCTGTTAGCGTTCAGCCTATCCTCAATCAACAAAAGTTAGCTCCTGCTCCCTTGCAGCGCTTCGGCACCGTATCGCAGCGCCTCCCCATCGGCCTCGACGAGAATGTGCGCCAAGAGAGTGTAGACATGTTGAACCTGCTGCTAGCGGACACTTGCTCGCTGCGCGACATGTACAAAAAACACCATTGGCAGGTAGTAGGCCCTACGTTTTACCAACTACACTTGCTCTACGACAAGCACTACGAAGAGCAAGATGCCCTAATCGACCAGATTGCGGAGCGTATTCAAATCTTGGGAGGCATCGCAGTAGCCATGGCTGCCGATATTGCCGAAACCACCAGCATTCCTCGTCCTCCACGCGACCGGGAAGAAGCTCCAATCCAAGTTTCGCGCTTGTTGGAAGCACACCAGATCATTCTGAAAAACTGCCACGAGTTCGCCAAAAGAGCTGCTGATAGCGGCGACGATGGCACCAACGACTTGATCGTGAGCAATGTAATGCGCACGAATGAACTGCAAGTGTGGTTTGTATCGGAGCACGTAGTTGATTCGCCCCTAGCGCAAGCCGAGTAGAAAGCTTTAGTAGCTTGATAAAAACAAAAAGCCCTGCTTCTAGCCAGAAGCAGGGCTTTTTGTTGAATAATTGCCGTGCTTAATCACGATGAGCACTCAACTTCTCGGCATGATTCTCTTCCGCTTCCTCTACTGAGTGCGTCTGACCTAGGTCATTGTCGAGCTTTGCCTTTTCTGCCAACAAGCAATAGTATTGGTGAATGAGGTTGATTTCGCTTTCGGTAAAGTCCTGGGCATTAATCAGGCGGTTACTTGCGCCCTTAGTAGCTGCGATGAGTTCGTTGAGCTTCAGGTGCAGTACAAGAGAATCTTTGTTTTGCGCCCGCTGGATCAAAAAGACCATCAGGAAGGTGATGATGGTCGTGCCGGTATTAATGACAAGCTGCCAAGTTTCCGAGTAGTGAAAAATAGGTCCTACAGCAGCCCAGATAACAACAAGCGCCAATGCGCTACTGAAGGCTATCGTAGAGCCGGAAAACTTAGTAATACTTTCAGCGAAGCTGGCAAAAAAGGACGAAGACGCGGAGGAGGGCTTGGTGAGCATAAAAGGGCGTGACTAGGGAGATAGGGGAGGAGAGAAACACGAAAATGCCCTTTGATGAATAAATTTCTGATGAAGCTTAGTGGCTGAGTCATAAGCACGAACCTCCGTCGTAGTAGCTAGGCCAAGGGAAAGAAGTAGAAAAAACTAGCTTGGATACTTGCACCACGATACCGCAGTAACTACTTTTGTCCCCACTTCGCCACCTCAGCGAAGCGAGAAGCTCAAAAGCTTCTGTTGAATACCAGACTTAAAGTCAACTGCGCACGTGGTGAAACTGGTAGACACGCCATCTTGAGGGGGTGGTGCCCTCCGGGTGTGGGAGTTCGAATCTCCCCGCGCGCACAAAAAAGCCCAACCATTATTGGTTGGGCTTTTTGCTTTCCAACGCTATACGCCAAGCTAACTTATGCGCTCAAAAGGGTTAGCGGGTACTACCAGTACTACTTTCTCTCGCTCTACAATTACGGCGCCTGGCGCCGCCCCCTTGGGTTTGCGCACAAATTTCTTAGGCGTCACCGTGACTGGGCACAATGAGTCGTTTTTGCGCCGCGAGTACCAGGCTGCTAGTTGCGCTGCGCGCTCTATCACAGGTTCCGGTACCACCTGCCCGGCTTTGTGCCGCACTACAACGTGTGAACCAGTTACATCTTTCGCGTGCAGCCAGAGGTCGTCTTTGTGGGCGTAACGCTGGGTGAGCAAATCATTGTTTTGCGCGTTGCGGCCCACCATTATTGTAAAGCCATTGTCTTCAAATACCTTAAACGGTAACTCAGTGACCGTAGGAGCTTTCGTTTCGGGTTGAAGGTTGTGCGTTTTGCGCCAAGCGCGTAGGGCTCGTAGGTCGGTTATAGTAGTTAGATCCTCCAGTCGCTCCAGGCACCAAAAGGCCTCGGCCTCGCGCCGCTCCACACGCTCTTGTAGCTCCTGAACTTCAATTTTCTGGTTTTTTGCTTTCCGGTATAAGTTCTGCGCGGTGCGCTGTGGCGTTTCAGTCGCTTTAAGCTTCAGTACGCGTGGCTGGTCTTGGTAAAAGTCATACACCTCTACCTGCGTCGCACCTACCGGAATCTGGGTCAAATTGGCCATAATTAGATCGGCAGTTTGGCGGTAACCAGCCGTGTGCTCCAGCGCGTGCAAGCGCGTGCGCGCCTGGCCAGCACTCACAGTGGCTTCTTCGGCTCGCCGCTCCAGGAGTTGACGTACCTGGCGTAGCTCAGTCTCGTAAGCACGCCGACCTAGGTACGTGGGCACAAACAACTGGAGGGCTGCAATCGGCTCCGGCGCCAAAGTCTGTTCTATCTCGCCTATAGGCAGCAAACTGAGCCGCGTACGGCCATCCAACATGATTAGGTAGAAATGAGCTGGGTTCTCCAACTCAGCTACAACAGCCTGTACCATTTCCTCCTTCTGGGTCTGAGAAACTTGGTCATAGCCTTGAGCACGTAGAAAGCGTGGGGGCAAGTCGCCTAAGCTAGGATATTGCTTGAGCGGGTCTGCTACTGCTGGGAGAGCAACAGAAGTAGGCGCTAGGTCTGCGTCGGCCGCATAGCGTTGGTGGAATAGCTCGGCTGGGGCGTCAGGTGCCGGTCGGAAGACAGCATTGGGACGTGGCCCGTAAAGTTTAATTAAGAGCGTAGCGCCGTCGGTGAGGGTAAGAGTAAGTACCCGGTCATTTGGAAAAACACCGAAGCTAGCTACCGTGCGCCCTAATAAGCCGGGCAGCAAATCAACTGAGTTGGTACGGGCTCTATTAAATGTTTCCGGTAGTGCCAGCACTGGAAAACTAGCCGAAAGCTGCGCACGTAGCCAGAATTCCTGCGAACCATTTTCCAACCCGATTACTAACTCATCCTTCTCTTGTGAAAAGCAGGTGACTATGCTATAGCCAGCTAGCTTCTGCGTGAGAGCCGGTGCCAACTGGCGTAAGAAGTAATAGTTATTATGCATGAGATGATGCCATAGCTTGGTTAGTACAACCTCGCAGACGTTTCGTAAAAAGTAGGGTGAGTAGCACCAAATTAGGACAGATTATTGTACATAGCTGCTACTACAAGTCATGTTTTAAAGATTGTAGTTCTTAGTAGGAATATATTTTAGTAGAATCTTGAGCTAACAGCTAAATAACTTATTAATAGTTATAGAATAAAATACTGACAAAGCAGCAAATTTATCTTACTATAAATAGAGTATGGTTGCTCTTTCAGAAAGAGATCTACACGCAAGTCATTATAAGGTATGAGCAAGCTATTTTAGTATGCAATACACAAGTGTGTTTAATTAAATATTAAAATAAATATATTTTTTATTTTATCTTATTAATCAGTTATTAACCTCCTCGCATTTTACTTCTAACCTATAAACACACACTGATTTTCATGCAAGCATTAAAGAATCTGGCAAAGAAGTTTGTTGCCCTCAAAGCCCAGGAGAACGTAGTACCATTAGAGAAATTGGTTTACCTAGGGTCCAACTTCCAAGGGTATTACGTTCCTGATAATTATCTAAACGCCTGTTCCATTTGCTATTGTGTAGGAGCAGGTGTTGATATTTCCTTGGATGTTGAGTTGGCTACTATGTTCAACGCCCAGGTATTTATTTTCGATCCGATGCCTTATGCTTTGGATCATTTTAACACATTAATTGAAAAAACAGAGCGAGGTGAAAAATTCAGCGCGAGTGGGGGAGATGGTAAATACATTTATACAGTAAAACGTTCGCAGTTTGATACTATCCAATTCCTCGCAACTGGTGTTTGGAATGAAAAGAAAATAGTTAAGTTTTACTCTCCATCTAAAGAAAATTATCCTGGACACTCAATTACAAATCTTCAAAAAACCGAAGATTACATTGAAGCTCCAGTAGATAAGTTGGTGAACATCATGCAAAGCTTAAATCACCAGCATATAGATCTATTAAAAATAGAAATAGAGGGCTCTGAATACGTAGTAATCGAAGACCTACTTCGTGACCAGCTAGATATCAGAGTCATCTTGGTGGAGTTTGATGAATTTCACCATCGGGAGGGTAAAGTACTAGCTACGATAAACCGTATCAACCAGACTACTAATAAGCTTCTCAAAGCTGGCTACAAGCTGGTGCATTCTCTTAGCTTTTACAAGCGTACGTTTGTTAGAGCTGATGTATTTGACGCTTTGAAAAATAAGTAGAGCATAAGTGTCACGTATAGCTTTACAGCTGTACGCGCAAACCATCGTAGGCCAGACGAACAAAATCAGGCAGGGTCGCTTCCACTTCGCGGTGGCGACCTAGCATGTGGCTAATGTGTGTAAGGTATGCTCGTTGCGGAGCTAGGTCCTCCAGAATAGCTACAGCTTCAGGGAGCGAAAAATGGGAGATGTGTGGTTCATTCCGCAAGGCGTTTAACACAATAACCTCGGAACCACGCATTTGCTCTAACGCTTCCGGTGCCAGATAATTAGCATCTGTTACGTAAGTAAAACCGCCAATACGAAAGCCGAGTACCGGCAGCTTATAGTGGAGAGCTCGAATAGGCTGCACCTCTACGCCCTGAACCAAGAAGCTAGCTTTGTCACTCTCAAGCGGCATAAGCTGCACTTGTGGTACGCCTGGGTATTTTTTATCGGCAAAAATGTAAGCAAATTCTTGCTTCAATTGCGCCAGTACCCGCGGCTCAGCATACACAGGCATATCTTGCCGTTGCCGAAAATTGTAAGCCCGGATGTCATCAAGGCCAGCCGTGTGATCCTTGTGCTCGTGCGTGAACAGCAGCGCATCTAAATGGTCAATCCGTTCGCGTAGCACCTGCTGGCGAAAGTCAGGGCCAGAATCAATAATGAGGCTTTTGCCTTGTACCTGCAAGTGGACTGAGACCCGCAGACGTTTGTCGCGGTAGTCTATGGAGCGGCACACGGCGCATGTGCACCCAATGACCGGGACGCCCTGAGAAGTGCCAGTGCCGAGAAAAGTGATTTCCATCTATTGAATAGCTAAACGATTATATGAGCAAATGGTTGACTACCCTAATTACATGTTAGGATGGTCAACCATTTACTTATTTAGCAATTCAACGGGTTATCCCACGTACTGCTTCACCACGCGTACTAATGCGTCGAAGTCGAGGGGCTTAGGCAAATAATCTGTAACGCCAGCCTCTTTAAACTGCTCCATCGAGTAGTTGTTGGCGTTACCGGTGATGGCAATAATCGGTAATTGGGCAATACGCGGATCTGAATGACGACGGATCTCGCGAGTGCACTCCATACCATCCTTCACGGGAATATTGATATCCATCAGAACACAGTCGATCGGTTGTGCTTCTACTTGCTTAATAACCTCACCGCCGTTCTTGGCCGACACAATGCGATAACGCTGCAGTTCTAGGATCTTTTTAGTTAGGTTCAAAATAACGGAGCTATCCTCCGCAATTAGGATTGTTTTAGAATCGGCCATGGAAATGAAATTAGAAATGCCGGGTATGGTGGATGAATAAAGTGTTACGTTGTTGAGTTAGGCAGCGTTAATTAGCGAAGGATAAGCAGCAACGAACTGTGCAAAGTAACGCAGCAAGAGTTGAAAATCCCGCTCAACATTATCGTTTTGTCCTTTTTTTAGGTCATGTTCCAAGCTTTTAGCCTGTTCGGCTACCGGATTGATGCCGAGGGTAAAGCCAGTACCTTTCAATTGGTGTAAATGAGGTAAAATCTGATTGTAATCACCGGAAGTAACTAGCTCAGTTGCTTCTTTGAGTAGCTGTCCAGCTTCTATTTCGAAGTCATTATAAAGCTGTGCCGCAAATTCGGGGCCACCAAGTTGGCGAAGCTGCTCTACCACGTCAAGATCAATCAAATCGGCTGTGGGTATCGCATCCGGTTCAACCACCTCTGTCGCTATTTGTGTAGCGTCGGAGGGGGCGGTTTCAATAGGTAACGCTACGTTAGGTGAAGTCCACCGCCGTAATACTTGGTACAGGTCATGCGTTTTTACTGGCTTCGACACATAGTCATCCATGCCTTGCTGCACAAAGCGTTCGGCATCCTCTTTCATCGAGTATGCCGTCATGGCTACTATGGGCGGGCATTGGTTCCCCAGACGTTGCCTGATCTCCTGCATCGCTGTAACGCCGTCCATTTCGGGCATCTGGATGTCCATAAAAATTACATCGTAATGCACTTTAGGGTCAGTTGCCCGGCTAATTGCCTCAAAACCATCGTTTGCAACGTCGCTCTGGCAACCTAGCTTATCGAGCAACCGCACCGCTACTTTCTGGTTGATAGGGTTATCATCGACGAGCAGCACACGCAGTTCCGTCTCGAAGCGCACCACTTCGGGAGTACGCTCCCGAGAAGCTACACGCTCTTGCACAATCTGCGCTTCGTTGGGAGCTATGCGGCAGCGGATAGTAAACCAAAACGTGCTGCCCTCGCCTTCATGCGAGAACACGCCAATTTCGCCCCCGAGTAACTCCGAAAGCTGCTTGCTAATCGCCAAACCTAGGCCCGTACCCCCAAATGCTTTAGTCGGAGTCGTATCTAGCTGGGTAAAGTTTTTGAAGAGAAGCTTCTCATTCTCTTCTGAGATGCCGATGCCAGAATCTTGCACGGCAAAGCGAAGCGTATGCTCATCTCCGTCGATGGCAACCGATGATATCTGTACGCTCACTGATCCTTGCGCCGTGAATTTTATGGCGTTAGAAGTAAGATTCGACAAAATCTGCAGCAAACGGGTTTCATCGGTAATAATGAAGCGTGGCGTTTGTGGCGTGATATGGTATGTAAAATCAAGATTCTTTTGGCTCGCCCGGTTGGCAAATAGCGAGTGAATTTTGTCGAGTGTATAGTATAGGTCAATACCCGACTCACTGACTTGCAGCTTGCCTGCCTGAATTTTGGATAGATCCAGAATGTCGTTGAGAATAGCTAGCAAGGCCTCCGACGACTTCCGGAGTGTGTCAACATATTCTTCTTGCTCCTCTGACGCTACCGTCTGATGCAGCAGATCAATCATGCCGATGATGCCGTTCATGGGCGTGCGCAACTCGTGGCTCATGTTAGCCAAGAATTGCGTTTTGGCTTCTAGGGCTGCTTCTGCCTCGTCTTTGGCGGCTCGCAGGTCGTCCTGCATTTGCTTGAACTCCGTGATGTCACGGCCAATTCCTTCGGAGCCACCGCCGCTCACCTGCCGCGCATTCACTAGCACACTTACCGAGTGCCCGTCCTTGTGGCGCATGGCTAGCTCAAAGTTGCGGGCTGCCCCTTGGCTTTGAAGGCTGTTTACAATACCATCACGCTCCTGTGGGTTCACGTAGTAATCGGCAATGAGCGTGCCCGTGACTTCCTCGGGGGTGTACCCCAGCATATCCTGTACCGACGGGCTGACGAGCGTAAGAATACCCTGGTCATCGGTGCGATAGTACACGTCCTGGAACGATTCGAAGATGGCGCGGAACTTCTCTTCCTGTGCAGCTAGCTCCAGCTGGGAGCGTTTCTGCTCCGTAATGTCGTGTGCAATCCCTGAAATTTCTTCGAAAGAACCATCGTCTAAGTAGATGGGGTTCAGGTAGATTTCGTGCCAAGTGTCCTGCCCTTTTACGTCGTTTAGGCGCACTTCGAAGCGTTGCGGACGGCCTTCGAATGCTTTGCGGTAATTCTGGGCAAATAACTCCCGTGTTTCCTCAGCTATCATCGCCAAATCAGCCTGCCAGAGGTTGATATTGAGGGCGGGATAAACGCCGTTGCGCCGCAAGAAGTAAGCGGAATAGTTGCGGTTGAAGGACGTCAGACGAGAATGTGTATCTACAGACCACATCAAGTGAGAGCCGCTCTCGAAAATAGCGTTTAAGCGGGCGTTCTGCTTATTGATCTGCACTTCATTGCGCTTCCGCTCGATGGCTAGCGCAACTTGGTTGGATATGAAGTGCAGAATCTCGATGTCACCCGCTGCGTAGGCGTCGGCCTTGTGGTAATCTTGTACGGTAATTACTCCAATAATCCGCTCGCCAATGCTTAGTGGTGAACAGAGCATTACTTCCGGCATCAGACCGTAGGCCGTAATGGTCCCGTTGGCAATGAGTTCTTGCAATTCCGCTTTGAGGAGAAACTGCGGGCGGCCCGTGCGAATGATGTATTCAGAAATACCCGATGAGAACGGCCGCGACCTGTTATTTTGGTCGCCTTGTGAGTTCTGATCTACAAAGTATGCAAACTGGAGCTGCGTACGTTCTTCATCGCAAAGCGCGATATAGAAGTTATTGGTTTCAATAATCTTGCTCAGCTCCCGGTGAATGGCGCCGTACAAAGAGTGCAAGTCTTTGGAGCTAATGGCTAGGTTGGCAATGCTGTAATATACCTTCTGTAGCCGCTCTGCCTTGATTCGGTCCGTGATGTCGTGCAGGATTGCGCGCGTAGACACGGGTTCTGCATCTTGCCAAGAGCAGGAAATACTACCGATCAAGTGCACCGGCTTACCCGATTTCGTTAGGAAAACGGTCTCAAGCTTATTGACTTTCTCGCCCTTGTAGAGGTTACGTAGCTGATAAAGCAGCTTGGCTTTGTAGTAAGGATGTACTACGTCGCCGAGGGTGAGGTGGGGCAAATCGTCGTCGTCATACCCTAGCTTTTCCTTCCACGCCTTGTTCACAAACAAGAAGCGGTTGTCAATGCTAAGATTTTGAATCAGATCGTGCGCATTGTCAAAGAAGTCCTGCAGCCGGTGACGGTTATCTGACAAAGCGCGAGCCGTGACATGCCCATCGGTAAGATCACGCCCAACTATAAAAATTCCGGAGATAGTGTGCGTCTCGTCGTACGTGAACTCGGGGTGCCAGTACACCATACGCGTCTGGCCAGACTTCGTAAGCAGTGCCCGTTCGTAATACTCTTGTAGCTGTCCTTCCTGAATGAGACCTAGGTAGCTGTTCCGACGAAGCTCTCGTTCTACGGGAGGGCTGAATAGATCGTAGTAGTTGCGGCCAACTACTTCTGCACGCGTGTATTCTGTGAAGTCTAGAAAATAATCGTTTACATCCTGAATAATACCTTCGCGGTTGAGCATCAGATAGCTCAAGCTGGTATGAGTTAGCAGGTCACGGAGCTGATGACGGCTTTGGTCTGCTACGAGGGCCTTACTTGGTTCTGGGGCTTGCGGCGCAGGTACTGTTTCGCGCAATGTGAGTTGTACGCGCACCAAACCGCCCGGTAATACGACGCGGTGCAGGGTCGCCCAGCCATCGAGCGCAGACTTACCCCGCCAACCATGCCAGCCTTTAGAAAACGACTGCCCTGTTCGTGCCGTGCGAATAACGGCTTCGTGTAGCACGGTAGCTGAAAACCACTGGTCTAGCTTCTCTTCGGTGGCAGTGGCTGCGTAGGCCATCAAGCCAGAGGCCAAGAGCATCGCACGCGTTGTGCCTAAGAAGCGCAGAATTGTTTGATTGCAGTCAAGCAATACGCCGTGCTCATCGTAGAGCAGCAGACCATCATAGGCCTCTTCAAACAGCGTACGATAAAACGCGTCCGGCGAAGTAAGCCCAGGCTGAGTGGCAGGAGCAGTAGGAGAGGGGATGGAGCGAATAGGCATTGATAAGGACGGCAACGACCCCTTGTTCAAGGTAAACAGGCGCCTCGATTTTACCCCTAAATTTGTCGAAAATATCCCAGATAAGTTCTTTTGTCTGTGATAGACTACACGAAAAAATGGAGCAAGAATATTCTTTATGAGTTTAGTACTATTTACAGTTACGACTGATTTGAATTATGATCAACGAATGCAGCGTATCTGTAGTAGCTTGGCCAGTCATGGCTACGAGGTACTATTAGTTGGAAGAGTATTGCCCACTTCTTTACCCCTAGCTCCGCAACCATACCGACAGCATCGTTTGCGCTGTTGGCGCACGAAAGGGAAGTTGTTTTATTTGGAATTTAACCTGCGGCTTTTCTTCTTTTTACTGCGCCAGCAAGCAGCTGTTTGGTGCGCCATCGACCTCGACACAGCGCTTCCTGTGTGGCTGCGCGCTATGCTAGGTGGGCAACCTTTTGTGTATGATGCCCATGAGTTATTCACGGAAATGCCAGAGGTGGTGGCGCGTCCCATTGTTCGGCGCCTGTGGCGTTTAGTAGAGCAGATAGTGGTGCCGCGCGCTACTCTCGCCTACACCGTAGGACCAGCACTAGCAAGGCTGTTTGAGCAACGGTACGGCCGACCATTTGAAGTGATTCGTAACATCAGCTGGCTTGCCGAATCGAAGTTGCCACCCGCACCCATGGCGGCGCCCGCTGGTGGCTACATTCTTTATCAAGGTGTGTTGAACGTCGGGCGGGGGCTGGAAGCGCTACTGGATGCCATGCCGCAGGTAGCAGGAAGATTAGTACTCTGCGGAGAAGGCGACTTGTCGGTAGCGCTACGAGAGCGGGCTGCGCACCTAGGGTTATTAGCTAGCGGGAAAGTAGAATTTAAAGGCTTTGTGCGGCCCGAGCAATTGCGGGAGATAACACGCCAAGCGGCAGTAGGAGTGATGCTATTGGAGCCCCAAGGGTTGAGCTACTACTATTCCTTGGCGAACAAGTTCTTCGACTATTTGCATGCTGGAATACCACAAATAGTAGTCGACTTTCCGGAGTATCGGCAGCTGAATGACCAGTACGAAGTGGCTGAAGTAGTAGAGCTAACTTCCGGCGCTATTGCAGGAGCACTCAACCGATTGCTGCGCGACGAGCCTAGCCGCTATCATCAGCTGGCTACTAACTGCCGCCGTGCGCGTCTTGAATTGAACTGGCAACGTGAAGAGCAACACTTATTAGCGCTCTATGCGTCGCTTAAGAAACCACAACCCGTATCTATATGAGTGCCTTACTGCGTCCTGCTGAGCCAACGTTGCTGGTGGTAGCTGGCCCGACTGCCGTGGGCAAAACTGCTTTGTGCGTGCAGTTAGCGCAACACTACCAAACTGAAATTGTGTCGGCTGACTCGCGGCAGTTTTTTCGGGAGTTAAGTATTGGCACCGCTAAGCCCACCTCTGAAGAAATGCAAGGCGTGCCGCATCACTTCATTGACTCGCATAGCATCAGTGAAGACTATAATGCTGGCCGCTTTGAAGAGGATGCATTGCAAGTTTTGACGGAGCTATTCCAACGGCATCAGCTTGTCATCCTGACGGGTGGCTCGGGTTTGTACCTGCAAGCCGTGACCGAAGGGCTCGATGAGATGCCCATAACTGACCCCGAAGTACGTGCCGCACTTCAGCGCGAACTACAAGACCTAGGTCTGGAAACGCTGGTAGCAGAGCTAGCCCGCCTCGACCCAGTAACATATGCCCGCATTGACCGCCAGAATCCGCAGCGCGTTGTGCGGGCGCTGGAAGTTACCCGCAGTACAGGGCAGCCTTTTTCGAGCTTTCATACCCGCAAAAGCGAGACAGCCCGACCATTTCGCACCCTGAAAGTGGTACTCAACCGCGAGCGAGAAGAGCTGTATCAGCGCATTGACCAGCGGGTAGATCAGATGCTCGCCGCCGGGTTGCTGGCCGAAGTAGAAGGCTTGCTGCCGTACCGCCACCACAATGCGCTGCAAACGGTTGGTTACAAAGAGATATTTGATTACCTCGACGGCCTCTACGACTGGCCCGAAACCGTGCGCTTGCTCAAGCGCAACACTCGGCACTACGCCAAACGCCAGCTCACTTGGTTTCGACGTGACCCAGCGTACACCTGGCTGCATCCGGATGAGGCTGAAGCGCAGATCACCAAGCTATTAGCGGAGCGAGATGCCTCGGTTTAGAACCGCCGACCTAGCTTCAACTGCAATGCTGCTAGGGAATTGCCAAAGGTGTCGTTCTGGAACGAAGCTTTGCCACCAATTAACCACTTTCGGTTCTGATCTAATGCTACGTCAAGGTTAAGAGAGAACAGGTAGCCGACGTGCAAACCACGCTCGTGGTCGAGGCGTACTGTTTGGGTACCCGTTGTGAAATCCCCATAATTTTCAGGGGCACCATATCGATTGGAATAGCCAATGTATCCGCCACCACCTAGGGCAAATAGTACCTGCTTATCGTTGCCAAAAGGATACACGTAGATTTCCTGCTCTACGTTGGCTGCCTCGTAGCTCATTACGAAAGGAATGTTGATGCCAACTCCTATGCTATTGAGTGAAGTACTGTAGATCGTATTAATCGACTCACTACTACCCGCCACAAAAGCCAAGCGCGTGCCTGTACCTAGGTAGCGACCAAATAGCGGCGCGTACTCTACATGTGCTTTGAAACACATATAATCTCCGGTGCCCATACCTGCCGAACCTAGGCCTAGCTGCCAAGTGGCGCGGGCAAGTGGAATAGAAAAGTCCTGGGAAAGAGCGGGAAGGGCAGCGCTCAGTAATGCGGCTAAACTGATTGTGCGGTAGAAGTTAAACATAGGTAGTAATAGAATGAGAGTGATTTATAGTAGTGGCAAAGTATTGATTTAGAGTATAAAAAAATAAGCGCAACCCTTTGGGAGTGCGCTTATCAGAGCAGAAGTCAGCAAAAACCGAAAAATTATACACTCAGAATCTCAACCATGCGCATGAAGCTTTGGCTCAGCATCTTCTTTTTATAGATGGTGTCCTCGAACGGAGTGTATACGAGCTTGCGGTCGACGATGCCGGCCATCACGTTGCGCATACCGTTCATGAGCCCTTCCACGGCTGCAATGCCGATCTGGGAAGCTAGCAAGCGGTCGGAAGCGGTGGGAGCGCCGCCGCGCTGCACGTGGCCGATGATAGTTACGCGGGCGTCGAGCTCTGGAATAGCTTCCTTCACCCGGGCGGCTACGTGGGTTACGTTGCCTTCCTTTTCGCCCTCAGCTACCACTACGATAAACGAGGTTTTGGAACGACGCCAGCTGTTGCGTAGCGTTTCGATAACAGCTTCTTCCGACATCTGGGTTTCCGGCACCATCACGATTTCGGCCCCGCCACCAATGGCGCACGGAATAGCGATATAACCTGAGTCACGGCCCATTACTTCGATAAAGAAGCAACGGTCGTGAGAGTCAGCAGTATCCCGAATCTTGTCGATGGCCTCCAAGGCCGTGTTCACGGCCGTGTCGTAGCCGATGGTGTAGTCGGTGCCGAACAGGTCATTGTCGATGGTGCCAGGGGCGCCGACCGTTGGGA
This Hymenobacter sp. GOD-10R DNA region includes the following protein-coding sequences:
- the pfkA gene encoding 6-phosphofructokinase — protein: MKRIGVFTSGGDSPGMNACVRAVVRTAVYHGIEVYGIMRGYSGMIKGEFIKLDSASVANTVQRGGTILKSARSQKFMTKEGRQQAFDQLVNHGIEGLVAIGGNGTFTGAMIFEREFGIPTVGAPGTIDNDLFGTDYTIGYDTAVNTALEAIDKIRDTADSHDRCFFIEVMGRDSGYIAIPCAIGGGAEIVMVPETQMSEEAVIETLRNSWRRSKTSFIVVVAEGEKEGNVTHVAARVKEAIPELDARVTIIGHVQRGGAPTASDRLLASQIGIAAVEGLMNGMRNVMAGIVDRKLVYTPFEDTIYKKKMLSQSFMRMVEILSV